One Salvia miltiorrhiza cultivar Shanhuang (shh) chromosome 6, IMPLAD_Smil_shh, whole genome shotgun sequence genomic window, AATGGAAATGTAAGTTTGAATGcagaaaggagagagagagaacctgAGCAGCTGTACTAGAGTTAGTAGGAGATGGGCAGTGCTTGGTGTGTTCAACTTCAAACAATGTCCTATTTGCTCCTGCggacaaaaagaaaaacaaaatccACTACAGCTTTAATTTACAACTCAACCAACAATCCGAATGCAAACAAACCCCCATCGCGAAATCAAGCAACGATCGCAACTATACACGCCAGATTTCATGCTACCAAACAAATGGGGTTTTGGAAATGGACAAGAGGAATCGCATACGCATACGACAAACCTGCTGACGCCTCCCTCTTCTCGTCGGGGAACGACTCCAGCTGCCGCCGCCGCTTCTGCCGCTCCCTCGCCTTGTGATTCTGGAACCAGTAGAACACGTTCTTGCCCTCGATCTTCCCGTACCGCCGGAGCTGCGTCGTGATCAGCTGGATTTGCTCCGCCGACGGCGTCCGCGTGCCCTGCCGGTACAGCTCCTCCAGCGTCTGCAGCTGCTCCGGCGTCGGGTTCCACCGCGAGCTCACCACCACTTGCTGCGTCGTCAGATCTCGCTTCGTCTGCTCTGCCATTGCTGCTCACATTTTTCATCAATCTCAAATTCAAAGCTTCCAAAACTTGGATTGGGGATTTTTATCTGCGTCTccccattatttaattacaaaatgGCATGCAAATATATATAGCTGAACATAAGGGATTCTATAACTTGCCGAGATGGTGATTTAGGGCGAAGAGATCGGCGCCATGGATGCGTGTGAGGCAAggaggggcggcggcggccgtggcgGGTCGAGGCATGAGGGGGCGGAGTTTCCGGCCGGTGAAGGGGTCTTGAATGGTGTTGAAATCTCCGCCGCCGTCGCTGTATCCCATCATCCACATGATGAATTATCTGATCATGCCTTGagatgcaaaataataataagtgaTTTTTTGGTggcaataaaatttaagaatCAACTTTCCAGTGGAGAATAAAAGATCTTCCCTTGTCTAGGTCTGGAATGAAAGAGGTGAAGGAATTCTAGCAATAAATATAAAAGGATAAGCAATTGCAGCGTAAGAttacgagagagagagggagagaagaaaGGAATGAGGAGGTGTTGAAAGAAAAGTGGAGGTTGACTGGGGTGTAGTATGATGAGAGGAAATGAAGAGGGAGGGGGGATAGGGGGCAGTGGCAGTCATAAAAAGCACAAGGGAAATaagagaaataaattaaagaaaaaagatgGGGGCTGTGAGCGTGGAATTCTgggaggggggtgggggtgggggtgggggaggGGATTGAGTTATCGAGAAGTGGGAAGGGAGAGGGACGTGACGATCATGAGGGTTATCATAAGCCTCATCACCTTCTTACAACCTCATTTATTGTTCTTCTGCCTGTCTCGTGCCTTTCACACTTATTCTCAATCCGAACTGCCCCTCCGCCCCTTCTCCcgccccttctctctctctcgcccacACACAAACCCAAGCACCGCACGTTTACCACCTATACTCATTCCTAACTATATGCTCTCAATATTCTTCATACTATAATAAAATATGTAGCTgcttttttataaataatactatcatGTTTTATTCATATCACATAGCCAAAATTTGTGTAACTAGGATAAGAAATAGAGCGTTATtctaatcatatatatatatacacacaaagGATTGAGTAGAAATACTATATTTCGTGATAATGAGAATTTATACGTATAAGTTAGTCtatataattgaataaattaCTTGTAATACATAAATAACTATTTAAATTTGGGTTCGAATTCTAAACGGGACAAAATTTCACAAATTAACCAAATTACGACTATTCATACGttacaagcagcttattcaACTATATATACggatttattcgttattctcattttttcacaaaaatagtcATTCTCAGTACaacctaaccatatatatatgatgtAGTACTATTGAGAATTTTATTTGACATGAGAACTGAAaataatgaacaaatcaataaattctACAATTAAACCAATAACTGATGAAGAAACgtatatatttaatatggtgAAAATCTCGCTcttccaagattcgaacccacaCCAAAATgtttgttcataaaaattattaacttaTATATTCATCAAAACTATTAATTTGTTCCCGAGCATTCGGACGAATTCTTTATTATTAACACATTTATCATTTTCAACGAAATTGAGATTGCTAAATGTGTTGACAATTGAGAATGCGTGTGAATATgtcaata contains:
- the LOC130990265 gene encoding WUSCHEL-related homeobox 1-like, which translates into the protein MWMMGYSDGGGDFNTIQDPFTGRKLRPLMPRPATAAAAPPCLTRIHGADLFALNHHLAMAEQTKRDLTTQQVVVSSRWNPTPEQLQTLEELYRQGTRTPSAEQIQLITTQLRRYGKIEGKNVFYWFQNHKARERQKRRRQLESFPDEKREASAGANRTLFEVEHTKHCPSPTNSSTAAQKSGQAEAECKADDGWVQFDDDAEQQRRRNATWQMMNLSCSSSSTNLINSSSAPTVTLPAIPMQFKPQDFLNIFLEPYNHRSSAAAEAQTLQLFPLQSGGRDDNQDQGVSINNIATHVAPFQFFEFLPLKNSSN